In a genomic window of Melitaea cinxia chromosome 25, ilMelCinx1.1, whole genome shotgun sequence:
- the LOC123666024 gene encoding piggyBac transposable element-derived protein 3-like, which yields MASMESRSGQRMRGGSRGRTRSTIKSCAWACKSAYSTCLSTRSSPSLRRNISRQEQQEDNWASDQFVPETLNFTVPAYSHVDTTDWEWHRYYDQYINDEILLTIVENTNRTHILETGKSLGLTLKELKIYLGITMIMSALQYPQIDMYWSPKWKLPAISMAMNRNRFYFIRKRLKCVYDPDVTVEQKKEKTWKIKPLFQCILKGCHMQERPKDLCIDEMIIPFSGKCPMRQYCPNKPNPVGLKVFVLAFPQGVVCDMVIYQGDTTFPDLKNQGFGLGESAILYLTRTLVPGHSLFFDRYFTSVKLCDELVKLGFHGTGTIMKNRIPRDCVLKEERSFKKEQRGSTEVKIREDGKLAVTMWLDNKPVLMMSSCFSNDKVDECERWSKKDKRYEKVRRREVIKIYNQNMGGVDLMDRMLSVCPSRNRTKKWTIRVISHLFDLCVVNAWLQYRREATQNLTLVKNIMQLRQYKLELGTKLITDNENQSDEETDRVYEELEPKHKKRKVLIKPIPTLECRVQKAAHLPK from the exons atggcGTCGATGGAGTCACGTTCGGGTCAGCGCATGCGTGGAG GATCAAGAGGACGCACGAGGTCTACAATTAAGTCATGCGCGTGGGCGTGCAAGAGCGCGTACAGTACCTGTCTCAGTACTCGTTCGTCACCATCACTTCGACGAAATATCAGCAGGCAAGAGCAGCAGGAAGACAACTGGGCATCGGACCAATTTGTGCCTGAAACCCTAAATTTTACCGTCCCTGCGTATTCTCATGTAGACACTACCGACTGGGAATGGCATAGATACTACGATCAATATATTAACGACGAAATTCTTTTAACGATTGTTGAGAACACGAATAGAACACACATTTTGGAGACAGGTAAATCACTTGGGCTGACCCTTAAagagttaaaaatttatttgggCATAACCATGATTATGTCTGCGCTTCAATACCCACAAATAGATATGTATTGGTCACCTAAATGGAAACTTCCTGCAATATCTATGGCTATGAATCGCaaccgattttattttataaggaaGCGCCTCAAATGCGTTTATGATCCGGATGTCACGGTTGagcaaaaaaaagaaaaaacgtggAAAATAAAACCTTTGTTCCAGTGTATTTTAAAAGGTTGTCACATGCAAGAGCGACCAAAAGATTTATGTATTGACGAAATGATAATCCCGTTCAGCGGTAAATGCCCCATGCGCCAGTATTGCCCTAACAAACCAAATCCTGTTGGTCTAAAGGTATTCGTCTTGGCTTTTCCCCAAGGAGTTGTCTGTGATATGGTCATATACCAGGGAGATACAACCTTTCCTGATCTTAAGAACCAAGGGTTTGGCTTGGGAGAAAGCGCCATCTTATATTTAACTAGGACTTTGGTTCCTGGCCACTCGTTATTCTTTGACCGTTATTTTACATCTGTAAAACTTTGTGACGAGTTAGTAAAGCTTGGTTTTCATGGAACTGGCACAATAATGAAAAACCGGATACCAAGAGACTGTGTTTTAAAAGAAGAACGATCATTTAAAAAGGAGCAAAGGGGAAGCACAGAAGTGAAGATAAGGGAAGATGGAAAACTTGCTGTAACCATGTGGCTTGATAATAAGCCGGTGTTGATGATGTCCTCGTGTTTTTCTAATGACAAAGTGGATGAGTGTGAAAGATGGTCTAAAAAAGACAAGCGGTATGAAAAAGTAAGAAGACGAGAAGTGATAAAGATATACAACCAAAACATGGGTGGTGTCGACCTAATGGACAGAATGCTCTCCGTTTGTCCATCGCGCAATCGAACCAAAAAATGGACTATTCGCGTAATTTCTCATCTTTTTGATTTATGTGTTGTGAATGCTTGGTTGCAATATCGAAGGGAAGCGACACAAAATTTAACCCTGGTCAAAAACATAATGCAGCTACGACAATACAAGTTAGAGCTAGGCACCAAACTCATAACTGACAATGAGAACCAAAGTGATGAAGAAACCGACCGAGTTTACGAGGAGTTGGAGCCTAAGCACAAGAAGAGGAAGGTTCTCATAAAACCCATACCAACCCTTGAATGTCGTGTGCAAAAAGCCGCACATCTGCCTAA GTAA